AGATCTCCCACTGGGGGTTGGGCATAAGGGATTCCCAGGAAGAAGTCTTGATCGTACTCGACGTTGTAGTAGCCGGTGAACGTGCCATTCCTGACTGAAGCTGTCGGTGCTGCATCTTGTCTGACTTTCAATGCGCTTGCACTGGCCCCATCATGGAGCACGGCTGCGATGAGCGGAAGACACAGGAAAGGTGACCTCATTTTGCTGTAGTCGTCCCCAAGGCCGGTCTGCCTGCACTGGGGAGGGTCCAATATATGTAGGTAGCGGCCGTTGGATGTGCCCCGGACCATGAATGATATGGACCGTCGGCGCTTCTTCGGATTGAATCATGCCAAGACGTGGGTTAATTACATTGTCTGCAAAGCTGACGACAATCTGGGTCATGCACCACTTGTTTTCATTTGGGTAGCGTGAACACGGGAGACCAAGTTAGGGTTTACGTTCGGCCTCCACATTCGGGTGCTGTGGGCTGTCACCCACCTGCATTAGCGCTGGCGATCTTAGCTTTATAGTGTTGATTCTTTCTGGGTTGGCATCTGGTGCCAAGAAGTATATCGATGAAGGAATGGAAATGACATTGGGCTTTCAGTCAAAGATCGATGCCTTCAGCGAGTTCGGCTGCGTATACTCGGACGCGTTGCGGAAACCAGTGAAGCCCCAGTGGATCTGCGCAGCCATAGTAATCTTGGTGTCCAAGTCCCTTGAGAGCCCGACCAAGATAACATCGACGTCATCCGTATTAAGGATCttctcagcaacaacaccgcTGTTGATTGTACTAACGcagagatatatatcttgtCTCCAGCACCCTTCTTTACAGCTGGCACGAATGGTACCTAGAAGCCAATACTGGATGTTACTTTCTGAGTGACGCGCACACTACCGGTGCTGATATTACTTAAATTGTTCGCACCCTGTACAGCGAGAGCCTGGGAAAATGCCATGGTACCCTGCAGTCTCTAGCTATTTCATCCAGCAGGCTGTTTTGTAGCCAGTCGGTGGCCGAGACACGCAAGAAGACCGGGATATCAAGTCTAACAGCATCACGGGTCAGCTGAGCGATGTCTAAAGATAGATAAATCTGTTTCAAAGCTACCCTTACACTTATCTGTGCGCTTATTGGAAGGGCtggggaaggaaaagagcaGGTACCCTTGGGTATTATGAATCTTACAAGTCAACGCCAGCAGCCAAAGAAAATGTTCTTAACCTCCTGAATATCCTCCTTAGTTATCTCTTTAGTGATTTAAAGGGCACAGTGCTCGGGGCGTTGACATTCTCCGTCCAGCCACCCACCGCATTGGTCGTGGTAACACCGCCCGGCCATGGAGGAACAGTCCAGGCCTTACGCTTGTGGGTCCTCTGTCAATTTTCCTGGATATTCTTAATTCCCTTATACAGCCTAGCAAACAGCGAGTATTCCTATATGAAATGGGCGAGCAGGAAGCATTAATTCTCAAGGAGCTCCAAAGGCCACTGACCCTAGACAGGCGACCTATCCCTGAACCAACTGGGAACCAAGTTCTCGTGAGGATCATTACAGCCGGGAGTATGATCCGTAGATGCATTTATTTGTATGGAAGAAAAGCTGACAAGCCATAGTTAACCCCCATGACCAAAAGGTATCATGAAGAAGACTTTCTGGCTCTCGGTCGAGTTCTAATCCCTTGTAgggtcgaggtcgaggtgtACTCGTGGAGAAGTACTTGCCTCATGCGATCCTCGCAAACGACATCGGCGGTATTGTCGAGGAGATAGGACCAGACGTGCAAAGGTTCTCCGTTGGAGATCGCATCGTTGGACAGTCTAACATCCTGTCGGGTGGTCCTGACCAAGCTGGCCTGCAGCAGTTCTGCATCCTCGACGCAAACTTTGCTGCTCCCATACCACAGGATATTAGTTTTGACCAGGCAGCGGCAGTCCCGGTCAATGCCATGGCGAGTTTTATCGCCCTATTCAGTTCGTCAGGATTGGGCTTAGCACCAAAGTTCCTGGGCCACGATTCGGAGTACGCGAAGGAAGCGATTGTCATCATCGGTGGCGGCTCTAATAGTGGGAAGTTTGCCCTCCAGTTCTCTCGTCTCGCAGGCTTTGGCAGGATCATTGCAACGGTCAAGGTCCGCGGCGATGGGGGCCAGTCCCTCCGTGAATTTGGTGCCACACATGTCATATATCGGGAGGCAGCGGATGTGGAAGCTCAGATCCGTGCGATCGTTGGCGATGAATTGGTATACGCCTTTGACGCGGTCAACGGCACTTACTCGGGTGGTGTCAGCCACCAGCTGGCGCTCTCGCTTCTGTCGACCACGAAGAAAGGGTCTTTGGCAACATTGGTGCGTGGAGAGGCTGACCCTGCAATTGCAGCTACAAAGACCGCTGGCTTCAAGAAAAACCGAGTTCTCGGAGTTAGTGACCCGCACCAAGAGCTGGCTACCAAGTTCTGGAGGGAGTTGCCAGGTTGGATCGGAAATGGCGGGCTGAAGACGTTAGACTTTGAAGTTATTGACGGACTGGACGCGGTCAAAGTCAACAGCCTGCTGGACGACTACCGTGATGGTAGAGCGGTAACTAAGACACATGTGCATCCCGATCATAGGGACTCCATTCTCGAATGATATATTATTGATCATTGTTTATTAGTTCGCACATTGCACGTCGTGTTTGATAATATAAGTTTCTTAATTCAAGTATTGGCAGTCCAGAAGATATATTTCTCCTTGGGACAACCTTCCACGTCATATGAATCAAGCCACCCACCATTGAGGGCAAGGTCAGCCAGAAGGTCACGGACGCTCTGGAAGGATTCTAGCTCTGTtcattaatatataaaagcaCCAGTGAGTTTACTCATCGGCAAGGTATTCGGAGGTCGGATCTACCAACAAGCTATATCCCTTGTTCAGACAGGTTCAAAGCCCGGAGAGGCGGCGTCAAATGGGTAAATAGACCTAGTTAGTAATATATACATATCCTTGAATACCAGAATCTATAAGACATATTAATATCGAAGTAACTTAAGGAttctactattatattatttcaaAATCGAATCCTGTAAACAGTGACTATATTTCTCTACTTTATAGAATAATCTAAAATCCGTAATATTTTGCAAATATGCTAGACTGTAGGGAACATTCCTGTCTTTCTCCAGGTCCCGTTCCCTTTCTGTAAGCCGTCTTACTAAGCGGAACCATCGATCCAGCACGCTCCGTAGTCAGGCAGAGAGTGGCGTTACTGGTGTCCACAATACAGCAGATGCCGAACCATCTCCCGTTCCAGCGTCCTTGGCCGTTCGCAGGAAGAAGCACTTAATTTCCCCGCACCCCGCTGCCCCATACGTGCCATCCCAGTGTTTTGCGGAAGTAGTGTATAAATCCTGCGCTTAATCACACTTCGTCCACTGGCTTGCTAATCCACCAACTCCCATAGGCAGCCTAGGCTGCTCAATGTGGCCGGCATGGCAAGCGACGACCGACGACGAAAGAACGCCCTCAGCTGCGACGGGTGCAGACAACGGAAGGTGAAGGTAGCGATTATAATCTagtcctttttttttttttttttttttctttaatgCTAACCTGACATTAGTGTGAGAAACCATCTGCTGGTCCCTGCCAGCGATGTAGCAGGCTAGGCAAGCAGTGCCAAGTAGGAGGCTCGACCTCCCGACCCTACTATCATACATCAAAAGAACGATACGACCTTCTGGTCTCCGTGGTTCGTCATTTTGTGCCTTCGGCTTCTTTCAGCACCGACAACCTACGTGAGCTTGTAGACACCCTGCCAGCTTCGGCGGAAGGCTCACAGCCGCCTCCCACACTGGCCCAACTGGATACTCCATCCTCGTCTACAGGTCCTGTCAGCCAGGAATGCACAGTCGGAGACTTAGAGGGTACACTGATGGTGGATGCTATGAACATTCCTCGTAGGTGCCTTGTCTATTCCCCCACCCCTCGTCTGTGTCCGGTATGATACTCGGTAAACCCGGGCTCATGCTAAATCTATTGTTTGTTCGTGCAGGATTCAGTGGCCCATCCAGCTGCACTACTCTCAATGCCAAGATGGTTTCGCATCTGTCCAAGGATACCAGCGGTCTATCACCATTCGAAGAGAGTGAGCCACCATCATTATTTGATGGACAGGTGACTTCTTATCAAAATCCAAACTATCTGCCCAATCGCAAGGCTCTTGATCAAGCAGCGGTGAAGTTCTTCGCAGAGATCAACAGTGTCATCTATATCCTTGATCAAGATAGATTCCACCTTTGGCTTGATGACGTGTATGATGGGAAGGGGGTGAGCGTATCCATCCTTGTCATATTATATCTGGTCATGGCCCTCTGCGGCGATCAAGACCCCAGTTTTGACATCGCTCGCTCCTACATGGATGATGTGATCGAGGAATCGAGATTGGAGAGTGTACGAGCCATCATGCTTATGGTACGGTTGATGCCGCTTCCTCTGGATGCCCTGTTCGTAGTTACTATTGCTGACCTGTTATTGTCAGAGCTTGTACCGCCAGAGAGAGGATGATCGCAGTGTTGCTTGGGCAATTCTGGGTGTGGCAATTCGGATTTCACAGTCACTCGGACTTCACCAACGTATAGGGTATGCGAAGGATACTTCTATATATGGATCAGAAGTTAAGCGGCGCCTCTGGTGGTCCCTACGCGAATTTGATAACTGGAGCTCTTGCATGTTGGGCCGCCCGACTAGCTCTGGTAGCACAGATCATGATATCCATCTTCCTTCGCAGGTAAGAGACCTCTACTACCAATAAATTCTCTTGACGACTAAATATGACAGGAATTCAACAGCACACCCTACACCCCGCCTGGGTACGCCACCAGCTCAGCATCTCTCGGTATTATGATTGGCCAGATATCTCAGCAGCTATATATGCAAAGCGGCAATTTGCGAAGCAAAGCGCAATTGACTGGCGATCTTATTCAGCAAGTTGAAGGCTGGAGCAATAAACTGCCCGATCACCTTCGTCCTGATTCGGCATTCCCCTCCTGCTTTGCTCGTGCCACGTTATATTTAAGccttaaatataatttcgCCCGTATGCTTATCGGGCGACCTTACTTGACGCATCTGATATTCTGCCGCAATACACACGACGCTGTTTTCGAATCCCGAGCAGAGACCTGTAAACTTGCAAATGATGACTCGATTGAGATTCTTACCGAATTCTACCGCCGAGGTCTCTTGTCGACATCTCTCTGGTTTGATACTTACTTTATCTTGGCAACGGCAATCGTCCTGTTTCTCCGCGCGGTCGAAACGTCCAGTATGCAGAAGGAGCTCAGATCATTTCTGCCTGTTTTCAAATTGTGTGGCCATAGCAAGGTTGGAAGATACGCTGCTGCATGCTTCGAGAAGTTTCTTTGCAATTTGGAGAATGGCACGATGGAAAGACATCATATGGATGTCGAAAACCCTGTTCCCCAGTCGCCTAGGCCCGCCAATGCGATGGGTTTATGTCATGAAATGAACTTGAATGATCTGGGAGACCTTAACACCATTGCGTCTGAgtgctttggctttggaggtGGCTTCGACCTGGACCTATGTGGAGTTGAGTTGTCATAGCATATTGCTTCTGTACTATTAATGAGATACATGCTTAAATTGTAATATTTTAGCCTTTCCTATCACCTAGAGATCTGCACGTGTTGTCATCCGAGAACATGCAGTAGCTGCGAAAGTTAAGACGCGATGAGATACAAGATGGACGATACACTGCTTTAATACTGGTTGGCTAGACGGAACTAGAATTTACGCACCTATAGTTGGAACCTTTACGATATAGTCAACTGCGGCTTCACGATACTGCCTTGGCGTAATATAGTTGCTAGTGATTTTGACGCGAAGGGTAGTAAACACCGTGATAAGAGTGCTCCCTAGCCACCCTAGCAATGATATGGGTGCAGAGACCAGTTACTTTCAGCGAATGCTTGGTCAGGAATATGACATAGAGAGTCAATGATGACTGACCGAGTAAGTTTGCTGAATATCTGTCCAAGTAAAGTGTATGGCACTACAGGCAGGAAACAGGATAATTAAGCCAGCAATCAAGTATCAGGACCGGAATTATGCCATTTTCTAACAAAAGGAGATGAAGTGCTACCACATTGGAAGACACAATGAAAGCTAAACTCGATCACATAAACGAGGGTCTATCATAGGACTAGGGAAGTAGGTTCACTCGGGCTATTCCGTCCTCTTTTTGTACTGCTCCGTCGTGAAGATGATCCCCGAATGTCCGAGTATCCAAGGAATAGTTTCATAATTAGTTCCAGCAACAGTGCGTTATTAAAGCGCCACCAAGGTAGCGCGCCCTGTCTCTCTGTAAAGATAAGAGGAACAACTAAATTTCAACTGCTGGAATGTATGTATCTTGCTACTTAATGCATGACGGTCGATTGTTCGAACCTGAGCTAAACAATACCACCCTCAGTTGAATCCCTTGATTTCCCATTCCAACACACATCTTCGTTGCATATAACTGAGCTGAATATCCTCCACTATGCTCTGGCTGTGTACGGTTATATACACCGAAAAGCGGTCTCagtcgtcctcatcctctgATGGCCAGGATAGCTCAACTGTTCAAACTAGTGTTGATACCCGGTCAATTTGCTCATTAAGCCGATGTTGTGCATAAAACAACGGTTTACCTTGCCGAAAATGTCTGAATGGCGTCCCGATGAGTTCTTTGTGGTAAATGGGGGGTAGGGCTAGTCAAACTTACACAACACAAGTGAAGTAGCCATGATACACATTGTCACAATCCCGAAAACCCTTAAAACCTCACTCGGGCCCTGTCGCTCTGTCCAGTCGTTGATGAATTCAGAAAACCCGTAGAAGAGGAAGTTCTTGGATGCCATCGCGAGAACGAAGATCTCTGTGGAGCTTTCACGGAAGGCATCACTGTCACATCCAACTACCGTCAGAAAGGAGCTGTATTGAAGGGAgaatggatgaagagaaagaaatggGGGCAGAAATTAATGATAACTCACAGGATGTAAAGGTTGGCAACGGTCATGCCGATAGTTGTACCAGCGCAGAGACAGCCGTGACAGAACGCGCCTAGATAATAACCATGGGGTGTTGGGTTGTCAAGATCCCACATAAAGACAAACCATCCGATGCCACAGAATAGAGTAGCAAATATTATCATTGGGATGCGGAACTCTGGCTCATATACTCCTTGGTTCCACTTGGTCATCTTCGTGGTGATTATATCCCCCACCCATGGGCTCACTGTGCTGCTCAGCAGCCCTCCGATCAATGCTATTATAGATGAAGCTTAGCTGGATTGTTCGCCTTTCCTGATAactgaaaaaaagaaaattcaGGAATCTTACCACCAACGTAAAAAGTACCGTTTTGCCTGGCATTTAGATTATACGGAGGAGGTGACCATATTTGAGCGAGAATATAGGAGAGAGCGACATAGAGAGCCTGTACCGGTTTATTAACTTGATAGATGGAGGTGCAAGGGGAGGAAAGGAGACACACAATGCACACGCTACCCACAATAGTTAACTAGCGGCCCTTGTTAGCAAACCGTACATAGGATTTGTAGAATCTACCCACCCATATAACTGCAGGATTCAGAAGCACGCCAAAGGGGGCAAAAACCAGCTTGAATAAGTTGGTGTCACTGAACGTCCTGCTGTAAATAGCAAGTTCCTGCACAaatgtcttcttcatctctgttgatgatgatggtacCCCTCCATTTTCCCTATCTGGTAGTTCGTCATGTTCGTGGCTGATCTCGTTGCGTCCCTTATCTTCCACTTGAGTCTCTTCCGGGGCCCCCGCTATGTCGTCTGGGTCGCTCTGATACTGGGTTTCTGGAAGCAAGAGGAAAGTTGCAATCACTCCGACAATGGTGAAGGGTAGATGAATTAGAAACACATATCTCCAGCCAAGCTCCTCAGTTATCAGGCCACCTAGAATTGAGACGAGAGAGATAATACAGGTCCATGTCATCACCAGTAGACTAGCACGAAACGATCTCTCGTGGACGAAGAACCTTTGGTTTCTGTGATTAGTGGCAAAGTTCATGGGTAGGGGATGCAGACTGGAAACAAACAGATCACCAATAACCGCCATTGACAGACTCTCAAACACCGATGAGCCAACACCTTGGATGATCCGGCCGGCTAACAAGACACGATAGCTATAGGTAGTAGTGCAACAGACGATTGTCCCAACCATCCCCATAACAGCGCCAAAGATAAATTGTGGCCGTTTCCCGTATTTATGTGCCAAGGCGGAGGCAATCGgtctataaataatttagttaaatatttatatcgTCACATCTGCAGAAACTTACCCGTAACATGCACATAGAAGCAGTTGATATGCGGTTAGCATTGAAACGTCTTTAATTGATCGCCCAAGTGATTGCGACAATAAGACGGTAGATGGGGCAATAAGTGGTGCCGGAATCGAAgcataaataatagaattgGCAAATATAACAGCATACGCcaagttcttcttccattgcGGCCAGTTCTATGCAGAGTCAGAGCTTGTCACACTCAGCATGCCACAGGAAAACACATACCAACGGGTCATTTGGACTATTGGAGGGTTGAGGAACAAGAATAACGTTTGTATTCTACTCTctgttaataaatatatccGCCTTGAACAGTTATGAGTGCACTGAAATCACCTTGCCAGTGTCGTGCTTTTCTTGGAGAAAACCATCTCCCGCTGTTTGATTAATCAACAGGACGGTACCAGGGGCATGCTGCCCATCCACTTGTATAACACCTAGAGGCATTTCGAGCGCTGTCGTAGGATAAGACTCAGGGTTTTTGTTTTGTGTGAAGTCCAGAGTTAAAAGTGAGATTGTACGCGCAGCTCACACTGTAGAAGCTCCCCCCTTTATACCCTGGCCCTGCTAGTAAATGAGTATGGGGTAAGAGAAGGCAATGCGGGGAAGCAATAAAAGCATGAATACGTCAACCCAAAGGGCTGTGCGTATGCCCAGGTAGCTAAACGACAATGACGGTCCACGTACGCCCCTGGGTGGCGGGTCGGCTGCCTATTCATGTTTACTGCCGAAGGTTCGAGCGAACGCTTTCGGTTCGGAGGAAAATTTAACACAAGCTTATAGTTTAAGGGTAAAATAAATACCGTTACAGTTGGCAGTTCACCATATCTGAGCGGCAAATATCAAGCCGTTGATGCCGTTGCAATCGGCTATGGTGAGGTTGTCAGGGACAGGCATATTACAACTTAGACGTATAACATCCCAGCGATATCTTATGGAGGTGCCTCTCGTCTTGACTACCGCACGGCCCCCGCGCCAGGAGCCTTTGCCCCACTACCAAGCACGAGTTCATTGCCCCGATCCAATGATCAttggggagctggaggaagagagcggtCTCCGAGCGAGGGCTAGATAGAAGGGAGCGGTGTCCGCTATCTGCGGATCAGTCGCCACCCCGTGCAGTTCCCCAACTATAggcctggccctggccgTCAATCGGAGCCAGCCGGCCATCGCCATTTTAATGCGGACTGGAGTGTATTATTGCCGAGTCTGCCACAGAACTTCGATTCCAGCCTCATACAGCAACAACAGTTCGATTGCCAGGTTCTAGATGTATATGTTCGTTAAATGCAGACTGTGCTGACTTTAAACTACAGTAATCCAGAGTTTGGTCTGGTATTTGGTACCCAATTTCATATGTCAAGGCTTCTCATTCTACGTGCCAATACACACTCCGTTCAGCGGATTTGCGAGAATGCCCGATTTCGCACGGGAATACTtgatatactactagtaataCCACACAATGAGAGCGGTTATTCCTCGGTGGCTTGATTCCAGTCCCTCCTTAGCGGTCACTTCAACTTCAGAAGTCGCTTTGCATTTCCGAAGGCGATTTgattcttttccttctcacTCAACTCAGTGATACTGTCAAACCACTTCGGTCCTTGGTCGATTGTTTCGTATGGATAGTCGATGGAGAACAACACCCTGGTAGCAAAGTTAGATGGTCAAAGCCAGACTGAGTAGACTTTCATACCGGTCAATTCCTAGTTCCTTAATTGCAAACAGCAGCGCAGGTGTTCCATAATGTCCACTCGTGGTGATTGAAATATTCTAGCCATTGTTAAATTACACGACTGAGGTTAAAGTGTGTAATTTTGGGAGAAGGGGATTACAGTTTTCATTGTGTCTCGAAGAGATCGCTTCGCTTGGGTAGAGGCTCAGTGAAGTAATAACTCATCCGATGATCGAAACGCCATAACTGAAATGGTATGTTCTCTCCCATATGTCCAATGACGATCTGAAGGCCGGGAAAGCGATCGAAAACTCCGTTGGCGTACAAACCGAGAACGTGGAGGGTTACCCCTTCGGATGGTCAGTATACTGAGTTCGAGGTTTATCAGGAGAATGCCACTTTACCGACACTGAAGAAATAAGTGCTTCCTCGTAACCATGGTCGTCCAGCTATGAAGAGCTTGGTAACAGCCGGAGTAGTGAGCCGGGGATGGATATAGAGGGGAAcatcaagctcctcaacctctttCCAGAAGACGTCCCACTCAGGCTGATCATAGAAAATtgctccttcttcatcgcctcccGTTGATTGAAAGTCATTCACGAGCAGGCCATGAAAGCCTAATACCTTGATGGCACGCCTCGCCTCCAGTGCGGCGGACTTTGGATCGTGCATGCTTAATGCCCCAAAACCACCGAATCGATTAGGGTTTTTGCAGATCTCGTCAGCTAGATAGTCATTGGCACGCTCAGCAAGGCCTTGGGCGGCAACAGGATCTGTTATATTTTGAGGACCCGGGGATGTAAGGGAGAGAACCATATACTCGACACTGTTCTCATCCATCCCTTTCAAGCGTTGGTCGTGAATGTCAACCAAGTTAGCAGCGAGATCTTCCGAGCCAGTGGGAGAAGTGAATTGATTACTCTCCCCAGATAAGCCAGGAAGATTAAATGCCTCCTCGAGGGCGATTTTGGGTATCATGCTGCGCGACATTTTGTTTGGAACGGTAGTGTGGATGCTTTGTAGGAGCCGGATGGACAGGGATAGACAAAATAGCTTTGCTGCAGTAAATCTGTGGGTGTGTTCTTTACTAGTAGTGTTTAAAGGGAGGCGATACTACAAATACCTCGTCATAAACAATGGTCCGCCTCGTACTCCGTCAATTGGCTGTACGGTGACCGCGATAGCGGAGAACTATATAAGTGATATAATATTGAATAGATAGTTATCCCTTAGGGCCATTGCCGGTTTGGAGTCACATCTACACGTCACGCAGCTATTCGCGGACACCGAGCCAGCCCGCATTGCCCATCGCATTCCTGGGCTACCCCCCAAGGGAGGTATTACTGCCACTCCGATCATATTTCGATAGAATACGTCGAGCTGTGATTTACATGCTCAGCTACACACAGGCCATATCTAAAACCAGTCATTCATGACTATAACTTTGTATAACGATGGTTTATATGATTCTTCTGACTGCCACTGGTGTTGTGTGACGTATGATGTATTTCATCTTTCAAAGTAGTGAAGGTAGTATCCAAAGGCAGACTATTCTATCTTAAACAAAACGCTCTTTGTCTCAAGAAAAGCGTTGATGCTGTCCAGCAGTCCCTCACGTCCTATGCCACTTGCCTTCCATCCCCCGAATGATAAGTCGTGGGCGGTTACTGGAGACGTGCAATTGACCCCGACAGTCCCTGCTTCGAGGCCCTTGGCGAAACGCATAGCTCGATTCACATCTTTGGTGAAAACAGCGGCATACAGGCCGTACATAGTATCGTTGGCCTTGGCGAGtgcctcctcctcggtatGAAAAATATTGATATTTACCACAGGGCCAAAAACCTCCTCCTTCATAATCTTCGCATCTTCTTGCGTCTCCTCGAACACGGTTGGTTCTATAAATCCGTCCTTGGCAGTTCCACCAAGAGATAGCTTCCCGGACTCATTGCCGGCTGCAATGTATTGCGAGACAGTACGGAACTGGAGATCATCCGCAACTGGCCCATGCTCTGTTGCCGGATCCAGGGGGCTTCCTTGCTGAACAGCGCCAAAGCTTTGCTTGAACAGAGGGATGAACCTGGCTGCAATGGTATCCTGCACGTAGATGCGTGAATTTGCCATACAAACCTGGCCACTGTTCCATTGGATGCTGCGTGCAGTTAAGGGAACCGCCACGTCCAGATCAGCATCGTCGAAAATGACGGCGGGTGACTTCCCACCCAGCTCGAGGATCACATTCTTCATATTGGACTGTGCTGCCGCTGTTTGGATTGCCCTTCCCGTCCTGGTAGAGCCAGTGAACGAGATAGCACGCACGTCCATGTGCGAAGCCAACGTCGCCCCACTGATTGGCCCATGGCCGGAAAGTACATTGAGCACCCCAGGTGGAAAGCCAGCTTCGCAGGCAAGCTGAGCTACTTTGAGGGactgttcttgttgattaGCGATAAAAGCTTTGGCAACCCAGCAAGTAGAGATACCCACCGTTAATGGAGCCTTTTCACTGCTCTTAAGCACAACAGTGTTGCCCGCAGCTAGGGCAGGGGCAACCTTTCCCGAGAATGCGACTAGAGGAACATTCCATGGGATGATTGCTGCGACTACACCGAAAGGTTGTCTCAGAGTCATATTCACGAATCCAGGGGTGTTCAGACTCGAAGCGCCCCTGGCAGTAATAGCAACCCCGGCATATGCTTCGAACCTTTCCGCAGCCATCATGCTGTCAAGGTAGCTGCGCAATGGTCGCCCCATCGACACCGCTTCTAGATAGGCAAGCTCGGCGTGGTGCTCGCGGATCAGCGCGGCGAGCTTCTTCATGGGCTCTCCACGTTTCGTTGGGGACAGCTTCGCCCATGCCGGCTGTGCCGCTTTTGCCGCAGCAACCGCTCGGTTGGTGTCCTCGATACTTGCTTCGTAAACTACCATACAAGggaaatcaaatcaacagAATGGACTTCAAGAGGGGAGGTATGCTAGAGAGTCCAAACCTTCAGCAACTGGTTTATGCGTCGAAGGAGCGCGGAGCGTGAACACCTGTTTATCTGAGGATTCGACAAACTAAGAGACATCAGTGAGGGTTCCTGATTTCCTCGAGACCAATCACTCTTGTCGGCGTACCTTTCCATTGATGAATAATCTCGTCTCGATGTGAAAAGGCTTGTCGTTCAACGGTCCGTCTAGTGCGTTTGGTGCCATTTTGGTCT
This region of Aspergillus puulaauensis MK2 DNA, chromosome 5, nearly complete sequence genomic DNA includes:
- a CDS encoding amidohydrolase family protein (COG:S;~EggNog:ENOG410PJAS;~InterPro:IPR006680,IPR032466,IPR032465;~go_function: GO:0016787 - hydrolase activity [Evidence IEA];~go_function: GO:0016831 - carboxy-lyase activity [Evidence IEA]); the encoded protein is MSRSMIPKIALEEAFNLPGLSGESNQFTSPTGSEDLAANLVDIHDQRLKGMDENSVEYMVLSLTSPGPQNITDPVAAQGLAERANDYLADEICKNPNRFGGFGALSMHDPKSAALEARRAIKVLGFHGLLVNDFQSTGGDEEGAIFYDQPEWDVFWKEVEELDVPLYIHPRLTTPAVTKLFIAGRPWLRGSTYFFSVGKVAFS
- a CDS encoding aldehyde dehydrogenase family protein (COG:C;~EggNog:ENOG410PUP5;~InterPro:IPR015590,IPR029510,IPR016161,IPR016162, IPR016163;~PFAM:PF00171;~go_function: GO:0016491 - oxidoreductase activity [Evidence IEA];~go_function: GO:0016620 - oxidoreductase activity, acting on the aldehyde or oxo group of donors, NAD or NADP as acceptor [Evidence IEA];~go_process: GO:0055114 - oxidation-reduction process [Evidence IEA]); translated protein: MAPNALDGPLNDKPFHIETRLFINGKFVESSDKQVFTLRAPSTHKPVAEVYEASIEDTNRAVAAAKAAQPAWAKLSPTKRGEPMKKLAALIREHHAELAYLEAVSMGRPLRSYLDSMMAAERFEAYAGVAITARGASSLNTPGFVNMTLRQPFGVVAAIIPWNVPLVAFSGKVAPALAAGNTVVLKSSEKAPLTVGISTCWVAKAFIANQQEQSLKVAQLACEAGFPPGVLNVLSGHGPISGATLASHMDVRAISFTGSTRTGRAIQTAAAQSNMKNVILELGGKSPAVIFDDADLDVAVPLTARSIQWNSGQVCMANSRIYVQDTIAARFIPLFKQSFGAVQQGSPLDPATEHGPVADDLQFRTVSQYIAAGNESGKLSLGGTAKDGFIEPTVFEETQEDAKIMKEEVFGPVVNINIFHTEEEALAKANDTMYGLYAAVFTKDVNRAMRFAKGLEAGTVGVNCTSPVTAHDLSFGGWKASGIGREGLLDSINAFLETKSVLFKIE